In one Rhopalosiphum padi isolate XX-2018 chromosome 3, ASM2088224v1, whole genome shotgun sequence genomic region, the following are encoded:
- the LOC132925517 gene encoding uncharacterized protein LOC132925517, which produces MPSRFKNKTCLPNAFKSFPSCRVIIDCTEIYTSVSRQSMNIQRDTYSSYKHRNTWKVLIGISPNGVVTFVSSLYPGSTSDKIITLKSGILEQLVPGDVVMADKGFLIGDILPPGVSLNIPPFLDTPQFTPQQIIQTESIAKARIHIERAIQRIKCYKILDFIPFSMLKQGEYIFKVVAAITNLHRPLLHEIQESM; this is translated from the coding sequence ATGCCATCAAGGTTTAAGAATAAGACTTGTTTGCCAAATGCATTTAAATCATTTCCCAGCTGTAGAGTTATAATTGATTGCACTGAAATTTATACATCAGTATCCCGCCAATCAATGAATATACAACGGGATACTTACAGTAGTTATAAACACAGAAACACCTGGAAAGTCCTTATTGGAATTTCTCCAAATGGTGTGGTTACATTTGTGAGCAGCTTATATCCAGGATCAACCTccgataaaattataactttaaaaagtgGTATCTTAGAACAATTAGTCCCAGGTGACGTTGTTATGGCAGACAAGGGATTTTTAATTGGTGATATTTTACCTCCTGGAGTTTCACTAAATATTCCACCTTTCTTAGATACTCCACAATTTACTCCACAACAAATTATTCAGACTGAATCAATAGCAAAAGCTCGAATACATATTGAGAGGGCAATTCAACGTATtaaatgttacaaaatattagattttattccATTTTCTATGCTTAAACAaggtgaatatatttttaaagttgttgCAGCTATAACTAATTTACATAGGCCACTTTTACATGAAATTCAAGaaagtatgtaa